In Candidatus Glassbacteria bacterium, the following proteins share a genomic window:
- a CDS encoding amidohydrolase family protein, translated as MKAIRLVCHFSGLILPLIFLAGCGQQQTSVDAAIYNSLKSYIDSIKVIDTHQHQKLSSILRGGEVNFYTILSTTGLGTDLVSAGSPGLDADMIERGDLDSLWKTYGVFLDRCRNTSVYGHLVQSFRILYDMDEPYFTRDNIEKLSAQLAHNYNNPESWYREALEKAPIELMLNDQWWDQFKVRTDFESHALVMRIDMYMVSIAHRAELERADADTMSNPFYQARREDFEIRDLDDYLAFADRWFAKFVERGALCAKTANAYHRSIDYRNVSKEEAYRLFARPPETLTPGQRKRLEDYMFFWCVGKCAEYDLPLQIHTGYLAGNSRSLENGRPMKLLDVFQAFPQVKFSLFHGGFPWYQEIGALAKSYPNVYVDLCWLPVISRETAVSALHQWLDCVPYTKFFWGGDCYTVEDAVGSLEYGRDVVAQVLAERVSAGRMSMELAREVARGIFRNNAIRFFKLKEKFGKDFN; from the coding sequence ATGAAAGCCATACGCCTGGTCTGCCATTTTTCCGGTCTCATTCTGCCTCTGATATTTCTTGCCGGCTGTGGTCAGCAGCAGACCAGTGTCGATGCTGCAATATACAATTCCCTCAAAAGCTACATTGATTCGATAAAAGTTATCGACACCCACCAGCACCAAAAGCTAAGCTCGATCCTGCGTGGAGGGGAAGTCAATTTCTACACCATTTTGAGCACGACGGGCCTCGGGACGGACCTTGTCTCTGCTGGGTCACCCGGCCTGGACGCCGATATGATCGAAAGGGGAGACCTGGACAGCCTCTGGAAGACTTACGGCGTTTTTCTCGACCGCTGCCGGAACACCAGTGTTTATGGACATCTGGTGCAAAGTTTCCGAATTCTGTACGATATGGATGAACCTTATTTCACCAGGGATAATATCGAAAAACTATCAGCACAACTGGCCCATAACTACAATAATCCCGAAAGCTGGTACCGTGAAGCTTTAGAAAAAGCACCTATCGAGCTGATGCTAAACGACCAGTGGTGGGACCAGTTTAAGGTCCGCACTGATTTCGAGAGCCATGCACTGGTTATGCGAATTGACATGTACATGGTATCAATCGCCCATCGTGCCGAACTGGAGCGAGCTGACGCTGATACGATGAGTAATCCCTTCTACCAAGCCCGGCGAGAAGACTTTGAAATTCGCGACCTCGATGATTACCTGGCCTTTGCCGACCGCTGGTTTGCGAAGTTTGTGGAGCGTGGCGCTCTCTGCGCCAAGACCGCCAATGCCTACCACAGAAGCATCGACTACCGGAATGTATCAAAAGAAGAAGCCTATCGGCTGTTTGCCCGTCCTCCCGAGACTCTCACTCCCGGGCAAAGAAAACGGTTGGAAGACTATATGTTTTTCTGGTGCGTGGGCAAGTGTGCCGAATACGACCTACCGCTCCAGATACACACGGGATATCTTGCCGGCAACAGCCGCAGCCTGGAAAACGGCAGACCGATGAAGCTGCTCGATGTATTCCAGGCTTTTCCACAAGTGAAATTCAGCCTCTTTCACGGCGGCTTTCCCTGGTATCAGGAAATCGGCGCCTTAGCCAAGTCCTATCCGAACGTTTACGTGGACCTCTGCTGGTTACCTGTGATTTCGCGCGAAACAGCTGTCAGTGCCCTCCACCAATGGCTTGACTGCGTTCCGTACACCAAGTTCTTCTGGGGTGGAGACTGTTACACAGTGGAAGATGCTGTAGGTTCACTGGAATACGGGCGGGACGTGGTGGCGCAGGTACTTGCGGAAAGGGTTTCCGCCGGACGGATGAGCATGGAACTGGCCCGGGAAGTAGCCCGCGGCATATTCCGGAACAACGCGATCCGTTTCTTTAAACTGAAGGAAAAGTTCGGAAAAGATTTCAACTGA
- a CDS encoding PQQ-binding-like beta-propeller repeat protein, which yields MISGDKKSRFRLDIYSLLTCLLLMGPVAAAEAGSKKPGTGENSSPISEHLCQIAEIDRGLFSVLGGENLALALELAAGGRIFVHLLDPENSVVEQARIKADQKGLFGRSINIEKSQLDELPYADNTIDLVLAAHLSEQGLSKLSLSEILRVLRPRGKALLGTLGEPGTQGGTLSENQIRSWLSSSGEAEWTTVEDRLGVWAVLTKAPMKGADDWSHWEHGPDNNPVSGDTAIQAPYMTQFMSLPFYIAMPAITTVAKGRIFTAMGHIAHHRREEPWLNTLVAQNGYNGMELWRRTLPDGYLVHRSAFVATGDNFYMINPDGDGCLVLDPETGKEKDRVRIPELTGEWKWMAIQNGILYSLLGEERDPSQTTIVRSPGIAWSWDDISSGYYDERIPWGFGNTIMAWDLKMRKLLWTHREEAKIDSRALSIGDDKIFFYCPDSHLGSLNAITGKVIWTNDNPKTRELIEEPGRGLKSTPGWRTSCFCLYTPHALFYQAQTRLNIVAVSNRDGSLLWHRKKITNNSNMLYTDEKLVVGIGPQGSIQEIDPLTGITLADLGFRKTGCARLTACRDSYFARGGGDGIVRYDRLAGKVLYNGAVRPACNDGVIPANGLLYVGPWACDCNLSLIGRVAMCPAGNFDFPLRDAKLTRLELLAENPSKITPFEITEKDWPTYRANNARTACSRATVPAEVTQSWRFTSRKSFKPTAPTAAGGLVFIGGDDCKVRAIDAKTGRLKWVFLAGGPVIQPPTLWQGRAYFGCGDGYVHVLEAATGEPLWRFRSAPVERKIMVYGSLCSTWPVNSGVLVNEGVAYAAAGIIDYDGTCVYALDAVTGKLKWQNTSSGHLDKELRKGVSAQGVLTVSGGRLWMPGGNVVPPASYDVATGKHYGQLVAGGRPRYFINRGEEIGVLNERYLIQGGRLRFSATENVVNPGKFTVLDLSGDWQTGEGIKLCNGKIPPAWDERQLVMADGLYSKPVCYSFDSIKKLLAGGNPENDWLSGKEVSGWSLAWTFLPRFGDWSSGKDISVWLRDSDTVSLAMASNAVAEVYRTRLARGGNDRWTVRALDRISGDVIWEQPLNSPALPGGLLISREGSVVVVMQDGTVNCFAAKERL from the coding sequence ATGATCTCTGGCGATAAAAAAAGTCGCTTTCGCTTGGATATTTATTCTCTTTTAACTTGCCTGCTACTTATGGGTCCGGTCGCTGCGGCGGAGGCCGGATCCAAAAAACCAGGCACAGGGGAAAATTCGTCTCCCATTTCTGAACATCTTTGCCAAATCGCTGAGATTGACCGTGGGCTTTTTTCTGTTCTGGGTGGGGAGAATCTGGCACTAGCCTTGGAACTGGCTGCCGGGGGCCGAATTTTTGTCCACCTGCTTGACCCGGAGAATTCAGTTGTCGAGCAGGCCAGGATAAAAGCCGATCAAAAAGGACTGTTCGGCCGCTCGATCAACATCGAGAAGTCGCAGCTTGATGAACTCCCTTACGCGGACAATACGATTGACCTTGTTCTCGCAGCCCATCTTTCAGAACAAGGCCTTTCCAAATTATCGCTTTCAGAAATATTGCGTGTGCTGCGTCCCCGTGGAAAGGCGCTGTTAGGAACTCTCGGGGAGCCTGGAACCCAAGGGGGCACACTGAGCGAGAATCAGATTCGGAGTTGGCTGAGTTCGTCAGGGGAAGCTGAGTGGACGACAGTGGAAGATAGGCTGGGTGTCTGGGCAGTGTTGACAAAAGCTCCCATGAAAGGGGCGGACGACTGGAGCCATTGGGAGCACGGCCCGGACAACAATCCGGTCTCCGGGGACACTGCGATTCAGGCGCCCTACATGACTCAGTTCATGAGCCTCCCCTTTTATATCGCAATGCCCGCGATCACTACTGTAGCTAAGGGCAGGATATTCACTGCCATGGGGCATATCGCTCACCACCGGCGCGAAGAACCGTGGCTCAATACGCTTGTCGCCCAGAATGGTTATAACGGCATGGAACTCTGGAGGCGGACGCTGCCTGACGGCTACCTGGTGCATCGCTCGGCTTTTGTGGCTACCGGCGACAACTTCTATATGATCAATCCCGATGGTGACGGCTGTTTGGTTCTTGACCCGGAGACCGGCAAAGAGAAGGATAGGGTTCGTATCCCGGAACTTACGGGAGAATGGAAGTGGATGGCTATCCAGAACGGAATACTCTATTCGCTTTTGGGCGAGGAACGGGACCCCTCTCAGACTACTATCGTGAGAAGCCCGGGAATAGCCTGGAGCTGGGATGATATTAGCTCAGGTTATTACGATGAGCGGATACCATGGGGCTTCGGCAATACCATCATGGCTTGGGACCTGAAAATGCGAAAGTTGCTCTGGACCCACCGTGAGGAAGCCAAGATCGATTCAAGGGCTCTTTCCATAGGAGATGACAAGATTTTTTTCTACTGTCCGGATTCCCATCTGGGCAGCCTGAATGCAATCACCGGTAAAGTAATCTGGACTAATGATAATCCTAAAACCAGGGAACTGATCGAGGAGCCGGGCAGAGGCCTGAAATCCACACCTGGATGGCGCACCAGTTGTTTTTGTCTTTATACTCCCCATGCGCTGTTCTATCAGGCTCAAACCAGATTGAACATAGTCGCCGTCTCCAACAGGGACGGCAGCCTGCTCTGGCACAGGAAAAAAATCACTAATAATTCTAACATGCTCTACACTGACGAAAAGTTGGTAGTGGGTATCGGCCCTCAGGGAAGCATCCAGGAGATTGATCCACTGACCGGGATAACCCTGGCGGATCTGGGATTCAGAAAGACTGGCTGTGCAAGGCTAACCGCCTGCCGGGATTCCTATTTCGCTCGAGGCGGGGGCGATGGAATAGTCCGCTATGACCGTCTTGCGGGGAAAGTGCTTTACAACGGCGCAGTCAGACCCGCCTGCAACGATGGAGTGATCCCGGCCAACGGCTTGCTCTACGTCGGGCCCTGGGCCTGCGACTGTAACCTTTCGCTGATCGGCAGAGTGGCAATGTGCCCCGCGGGAAACTTCGACTTCCCCCTTCGGGATGCCAAGCTTACCAGGCTTGAACTGCTAGCTGAAAATCCCTCGAAAATAACTCCGTTCGAAATAACGGAGAAAGACTGGCCGACATACAGGGCTAACAATGCCCGCACTGCCTGTTCCCGTGCAACAGTGCCTGCCGAAGTGACGCAGTCTTGGCGTTTCACTTCCAGAAAATCATTCAAGCCAACGGCTCCGACAGCTGCGGGAGGACTCGTTTTTATCGGTGGTGACGACTGCAAGGTACGCGCAATCGATGCAAAAACAGGCCGGTTGAAATGGGTGTTTCTGGCGGGCGGGCCGGTTATACAGCCGCCCACTTTGTGGCAGGGAAGAGCCTATTTCGGCTGTGGTGACGGTTATGTCCATGTGCTGGAGGCGGCTACGGGTGAGCCGCTCTGGCGCTTCAGGAGCGCACCGGTGGAGAGAAAGATTATGGTCTACGGCTCGCTCTGCTCGACCTGGCCGGTCAACAGCGGAGTGCTTGTTAATGAGGGTGTAGCCTATGCAGCGGCAGGTATCATTGACTACGACGGGACCTGCGTATATGCACTGGACGCGGTCACCGGTAAACTGAAGTGGCAGAACACAAGTTCAGGCCATCTGGATAAGGAACTCAGGAAGGGAGTTTCGGCCCAGGGTGTGCTGACTGTCTCCGGCGGCCGCTTGTGGATGCCCGGCGGCAACGTGGTTCCGCCTGCTTCATACGATGTGGCCACAGGTAAACATTATGGACAACTGGTTGCAGGCGGCAGGCCCAGATACTTTATCAACCGCGGCGAGGAGATAGGCGTGCTGAATGAGCGCTACCTGATCCAGGGCGGCAGGCTTCGATTCTCAGCCACGGAGAACGTGGTCAATCCGGGCAAATTTACGGTACTCGACCTGTCGGGAGACTGGCAGACCGGTGAAGGAATTAAGTTATGCAACGGGAAAATCCCTCCTGCCTGGGACGAAAGGCAGTTAGTAATGGCAGACGGATTATACTCCAAACCAGTCTGCTATTCGTTTGATTCCATAAAAAAGTTACTGGCTGGAGGCAATCCGGAAAACGATTGGTTATCCGGAAAAGAGGTATCAGGCTGGTCATTGGCATGGACTTTTCTACCCCGGTTTGGTGATTGGTCATCCGGCAAAGATATCTCAGTTTGGCTAAGAGATAGCGATACAGTATCCCTGGCCATGGCCAGCAATGCAGTGGCGGAAGTATATCGCACTCGTCTGGCACGCGGAGGAAACGACCGCTGGACGGTACGCGCACTGGATCGCATTTCCGGAGATGTTATTTGGGAACAGCCACTGAACTCTCCCGCCTTGCCGGGTGGTTTGCTCATCAGCAGAGAAGGCAGCGTAGTGGTCGTAATGCAGGACGGCACTGTTAACTGCTTCGCGGCTAAAGAGCGATTGTAA